A section of the Festucalex cinctus isolate MCC-2025b chromosome 7, RoL_Fcin_1.0, whole genome shotgun sequence genome encodes:
- the mtmr11 gene encoding myotubularin-related protein 11 isoform X2, which yields MLTGSKSTFKVRQMGPDIKERMLNHQSVATARGRDVFGLRCLPGECVLQRAVMVRKKLTAREGRGWLSGTLFCTHFRVAFVPQDAPKPDDNADPVLLGDHDIALASIEKVAVVGPNRTKVVSPNSSLKFTPEELVLYCRDLRVVCFLFDRLTPDAQVIEITHSIAKTYQPLKAGSVLAFQNAALGSVEMKQFLSNRRRDTHMNWHESAADWERELERCGATGWRVSSLNERFEMSTSLPRFIVVPQKVLDTELKKSFAHFNDGRIPRWCWRHPRGSDLLRMSSFHNNIYHEKDDVRNLELILFGCHSSLCVVVELGEELPSPADIQLAHGRLRQLCLGDISSASVSVPDDKWLSTLEATHWLDYTRCCLKKASEVACLLRSGHMTVALQECEDRDLSCVVSSLAQVMCDPHCRSRAGFQSLVQKEWVTAGHRFYSRANFHRLNDKDEAPVFLLFLDCVWQLWSQYPSRFQLTDDFLLALHDSAHLPLFSSFLANSQRERCRRSQNQGQCYTPVNGWREPPPDGSAEPAADPPLPPVWDWLLQYSEQRQAAFTQPVPRTPAPPPLLNGNLNTHPDARRSDATPGSVFLFSRGVFSCPANLLPWRGGGGGASISGVYRKSHRRAPSSESVPGGLERLLKACSLAEGPPGPEADPYRPLLPLLMGPCLGLWRECYHRGALHAQAFSHPLSANHRHPLELLAGEVRHLQERLAQARSAPADANLNHNANNGTFLFPKSHGAVAAHKAPSTAVPAANPPPKDNANKHTFLFGHASDARTGPVDSKVAKSNAS from the exons GCGAGTGCGTGCTGCAGAGGGCGGTGATGGTGAGGAAGAAGCTGACGGCGAGGGAAGGGAGGGGCTGGCTTTCCGGAACGCTCTTCTGCACTCACTTCCGAGTAGCTTTCGTACCTCAGGATGCCCCCAAACCCGAC gacAATGCTGACCCGGTTCTTTTGGGGGATCATGACATTGCTTTGGCTTCCATTGAAAAGGTCGCCGTGG TGGGCCCCAACCGGACCAAAGTGGTGAGCCCAAATTCTTCGCTCAAGTTCACCCCGGAGGAGTTGGTGCTTTACTGCCGCGACCTGCGAGTCGTCTGCTTCCTGTTTGACCGCCTCACCCCCGACGCGCAAGTCATAGAG ataACGCACAGCATCGCCAAAACGTACCAGCCTCTGAAAGCCGGCTCGGTGCTGGCCTTCCAGAACGCCGCCCTCGGCAGCGTAG AAATGAAGCAGTTCCTAAGCAACCGGCGGCGGGACACCCACATGAACTGGCACGAGTCGGCGGCCGATTGGGAGCGCGAGCTGGAGCGCTGCGGCGCCACCGGCTGGAGAGTCAGCTCGCTTAACGAGCGCTTCGAGATGTCCACCAG tcttccgAGGTTCATCGTGGTTCCGCAGAAAGTTCTCGACACGGAGCTGAAGAAAAGCTTCGCCCACTTCAACGACGGACGCATCCCC CGTTGGTGCTGGCGACATCCCCGCGGCAGCGACCTCCTGCGCATGTCCAGCTTCCACAACAACATCTACCACGAGAAGGACGACGTCAG gAACTTGGAGCTGATCCTGTTCGGCTGCCATTCGTCGCTGTGCGTGGTGGTGGAGCTGGGTGAGGAGCTGCCGTCGCCGGCCGACATCCAGCTAGCACACGGACGCCTGCGCCAGCTCTGTCTCGGAG ACATCTCCTCCGCGTCTGTGAGCGTGCCCGATGACAAGTGGCTGTCCACGCTGGAAGCCACTCACTGGTTGGACTACACCAG GTGTTGCCTAAAGAAAGCTTCGGAAGTGGCGTGCCTTCTGCGTAGTGGTCACATGACGGTGGCGCTGCAAG aGTGTGAGGACCGCGACCTGAGCTGCGTAGTGTCCAGCCTGGCGCAGGTGATGTGCGACCCGCACTGCCGCAGCCGCGCGGGCTTCCAGAGTCTGGTGCAGAAGGAGTGGGTGACGGCCGGACATCGATTCTACAGCCGCGCCAACTTTCACCGCCTCAACGACAAAGACGAG GCCCCCGTCTTCCTGCTGTTCCTGGACTGCGTGTGGCAGCTGTGGTCGCAGTACCCGTCTCGCTTCCAGCTGACGGACGACTTCCTGCTGGCGCTGCACGACAGCGCCCACCTGCCGCTCTTCTCCAGCTTCCTGGCCAACTCGCAGCGGGAGAGATGCAGACGCTCGCAG AACCAGGGCCAGTGCTACACGCCGGTCAACGGCTGGCGAGAGCCGCCACCGGATGGCAgcgcggagccggcggcggacCCGCCGCTGCCGCCGGTGTGGGACTGGTTGCTCCAGTACAGCGAGCAGCGGCAGGCGGCGTTCACCCAGCCTGTCCCGCGCACGCCCGCGCCGCCGCCACTGCTCAACGGGAACCTCAACACGCACCCGGACGCCCGCCGG AGTGACGCCACCCCCGGCTCGGTGTTTCTCTTCTCGCGGGGCGTCTTCTCCTGCCCGGCCAACCTGCTCCCCTGGCGCGGTGGCGGGGGCGGGGCCAGCATCTCGGGCGTGTACCGCAAGAGCCACCGGCGGGCGCCGTCCTCGGAGAGCGTCCCCGGAGGCCTGGAGAGGCTGCTGAAGGCCTGCTCCCTCGCAGAGGGCCCCCCCGGCCCCGAGGCCGACCCCTACCGGCCTTTGCTGCCCCTCCTCATGGGGCCCTGCCTGGGCCTGTGGAGGGAATGTTACCACCGGGGGGCGCTGCATGCTCAG GCCTTCTCGCACCCACTGAGCGCCAACCACCGCCACCCGCTGGAGCTCCTGGCCGGGGAGGTGCGCCACCTCCAGGAGCGACTGGCCCAGGCGCGCTCCGCCCCCGCCGACGCCAACCTCAACCACAACGCCAACAACGGCACCTTCCTCTTCCCCAAGTCTCACGGAGCCGTCGCCGCCCACAAAGCGCCCTCGACCGCCGTCCCCGCCGCCAATCCGCCACCCAAAGACAACGCAAACAAACACACCTTTCTGTTCGGGCACGCTTCGGACGCCCGTACGGGACCCGTCGACTCCAAAGTGGCCAAAAGCAACGCGAGCTAA
- the mtmr11 gene encoding myotubularin-related protein 11 isoform X1: MLTGSKSTFKVRQMGPDIKERMLNHQSVATARGRDVFGLRCLPGECVLQRAVMVRKKLTAREGRGWLSGTLFCTHFRVAFVPQDAPKPDDNADPVLLGDHDIALASIEKVAVVGPNRTKVVSPNSSLKFTPEELVLYCRDLRVVCFLFDRLTPDAQVIEITHSIAKTYQPLKAGSVLAFQNAALGSVEMKQFLSNRRRDTHMNWHESAADWERELERCGATGWRVSSLNERFEMSTSLPRFIVVPQKVLDTELKKSFAHFNDGRIPRWCWRHPRGSDLLRMSSFHNNIYHEKDDVRNLELILFGCHSSLCVVVELGEELPSPADIQLAHGRLRQLCLGDISSASVSVPDDKWLSTLEATHWLDYTRCCLKKASEVACLLRSGHMTVALQECEDRDLSCVVSSLAQVMCDPHCRSRAGFQSLVQKEWVTAGHRFYSRANFHRLNDKDEAPVFLLFLDCVWQLWSQYPSRFQLTDDFLLALHDSAHLPLFSSFLANSQRERCRRSQNQGQCYTPVNGWREPPPDGSAEPAADPPLPPVWDWLLQYSEQRQAAFTQPVPRTPAPPPLLNGNLNTHPDARRQSDATPGSVFLFSRGVFSCPANLLPWRGGGGGASISGVYRKSHRRAPSSESVPGGLERLLKACSLAEGPPGPEADPYRPLLPLLMGPCLGLWRECYHRGALHAQAFSHPLSANHRHPLELLAGEVRHLQERLAQARSAPADANLNHNANNGTFLFPKSHGAVAAHKAPSTAVPAANPPPKDNANKHTFLFGHASDARTGPVDSKVAKSNAS; encoded by the exons GCGAGTGCGTGCTGCAGAGGGCGGTGATGGTGAGGAAGAAGCTGACGGCGAGGGAAGGGAGGGGCTGGCTTTCCGGAACGCTCTTCTGCACTCACTTCCGAGTAGCTTTCGTACCTCAGGATGCCCCCAAACCCGAC gacAATGCTGACCCGGTTCTTTTGGGGGATCATGACATTGCTTTGGCTTCCATTGAAAAGGTCGCCGTGG TGGGCCCCAACCGGACCAAAGTGGTGAGCCCAAATTCTTCGCTCAAGTTCACCCCGGAGGAGTTGGTGCTTTACTGCCGCGACCTGCGAGTCGTCTGCTTCCTGTTTGACCGCCTCACCCCCGACGCGCAAGTCATAGAG ataACGCACAGCATCGCCAAAACGTACCAGCCTCTGAAAGCCGGCTCGGTGCTGGCCTTCCAGAACGCCGCCCTCGGCAGCGTAG AAATGAAGCAGTTCCTAAGCAACCGGCGGCGGGACACCCACATGAACTGGCACGAGTCGGCGGCCGATTGGGAGCGCGAGCTGGAGCGCTGCGGCGCCACCGGCTGGAGAGTCAGCTCGCTTAACGAGCGCTTCGAGATGTCCACCAG tcttccgAGGTTCATCGTGGTTCCGCAGAAAGTTCTCGACACGGAGCTGAAGAAAAGCTTCGCCCACTTCAACGACGGACGCATCCCC CGTTGGTGCTGGCGACATCCCCGCGGCAGCGACCTCCTGCGCATGTCCAGCTTCCACAACAACATCTACCACGAGAAGGACGACGTCAG gAACTTGGAGCTGATCCTGTTCGGCTGCCATTCGTCGCTGTGCGTGGTGGTGGAGCTGGGTGAGGAGCTGCCGTCGCCGGCCGACATCCAGCTAGCACACGGACGCCTGCGCCAGCTCTGTCTCGGAG ACATCTCCTCCGCGTCTGTGAGCGTGCCCGATGACAAGTGGCTGTCCACGCTGGAAGCCACTCACTGGTTGGACTACACCAG GTGTTGCCTAAAGAAAGCTTCGGAAGTGGCGTGCCTTCTGCGTAGTGGTCACATGACGGTGGCGCTGCAAG aGTGTGAGGACCGCGACCTGAGCTGCGTAGTGTCCAGCCTGGCGCAGGTGATGTGCGACCCGCACTGCCGCAGCCGCGCGGGCTTCCAGAGTCTGGTGCAGAAGGAGTGGGTGACGGCCGGACATCGATTCTACAGCCGCGCCAACTTTCACCGCCTCAACGACAAAGACGAG GCCCCCGTCTTCCTGCTGTTCCTGGACTGCGTGTGGCAGCTGTGGTCGCAGTACCCGTCTCGCTTCCAGCTGACGGACGACTTCCTGCTGGCGCTGCACGACAGCGCCCACCTGCCGCTCTTCTCCAGCTTCCTGGCCAACTCGCAGCGGGAGAGATGCAGACGCTCGCAG AACCAGGGCCAGTGCTACACGCCGGTCAACGGCTGGCGAGAGCCGCCACCGGATGGCAgcgcggagccggcggcggacCCGCCGCTGCCGCCGGTGTGGGACTGGTTGCTCCAGTACAGCGAGCAGCGGCAGGCGGCGTTCACCCAGCCTGTCCCGCGCACGCCCGCGCCGCCGCCACTGCTCAACGGGAACCTCAACACGCACCCGGACGCCCGCCGG CAGAGTGACGCCACCCCCGGCTCGGTGTTTCTCTTCTCGCGGGGCGTCTTCTCCTGCCCGGCCAACCTGCTCCCCTGGCGCGGTGGCGGGGGCGGGGCCAGCATCTCGGGCGTGTACCGCAAGAGCCACCGGCGGGCGCCGTCCTCGGAGAGCGTCCCCGGAGGCCTGGAGAGGCTGCTGAAGGCCTGCTCCCTCGCAGAGGGCCCCCCCGGCCCCGAGGCCGACCCCTACCGGCCTTTGCTGCCCCTCCTCATGGGGCCCTGCCTGGGCCTGTGGAGGGAATGTTACCACCGGGGGGCGCTGCATGCTCAG GCCTTCTCGCACCCACTGAGCGCCAACCACCGCCACCCGCTGGAGCTCCTGGCCGGGGAGGTGCGCCACCTCCAGGAGCGACTGGCCCAGGCGCGCTCCGCCCCCGCCGACGCCAACCTCAACCACAACGCCAACAACGGCACCTTCCTCTTCCCCAAGTCTCACGGAGCCGTCGCCGCCCACAAAGCGCCCTCGACCGCCGTCCCCGCCGCCAATCCGCCACCCAAAGACAACGCAAACAAACACACCTTTCTGTTCGGGCACGCTTCGGACGCCCGTACGGGACCCGTCGACTCCAAAGTGGCCAAAAGCAACGCGAGCTAA
- the LOC144021863 gene encoding uncharacterized protein LOC144021863 — MDLLWRILAALSFDCFKSSSSSRSPGKLSSSQAGSSLDGSSSLTGSLSLGPDAMPPPPHCQGCVASEARLKRLSCGHLYCEPCCRHIVNLAFRDIEGLSDYPCPVCKSLSRPGGPAGASSSSSSSLVCLWGPVQEPAAGCWG; from the exons ATGGACCTTCTGTGGCGGATCCTCGCCGCGCTCAGCTTTGACTGCTTCAAGTCGTCATCGTCCAGCAG ATCCCCCGGCAAGCTGAGCAGCAGCCAGGCGGGCAGCAGCCTGGACGGCAGCAGCTCGCTGACGGGCTCGCTGTCGCTGGGGCCCGACGccatgccgccgccgccgcactgCCAGGGCTGCGTGGCGTCCGAGGCGCGCCTCAAGCGCCTGTCGTGCGGCCACCTGTACTGCGAGCCGTGCTGCCGCCACATCGTCAACTTGGCCTTCCGCGACATCGAGGGCCTCTCAGACTACCCCTGCCCCGTGTGCAAGTCGCTGAGCCGGCCGgggggccccgccggggcctcCTCGTCTTCGTCGTCGTCGCTGGTCTGCTTGTGGGGCCCCGTGCAGGAGCCCGCCGCCGGATGCTGGGGCTGA